In the genome of Drosophila yakuba strain Tai18E2 chromosome 3R, Prin_Dyak_Tai18E2_2.1, whole genome shotgun sequence, one region contains:
- the LOC6535547 gene encoding dynein light chain Tctex-type has protein sequence MDDSREESQFIVDDVSKTIKEAIETTIGGNAYQHDKVNNWTGQVVENCLTVLTKEQKPYKYIVTAMIMQKNGAGLHTASSCYWNNDTDGSCTVRWENKTMYCIVSVFGLAV, from the coding sequence ATGGATGACTCACGCGAAGAAAGCCAGTTCATTGTGGACGACGTGAGCAAGACGATTAAGGAGGCCATCGAGACGACCATCGGTGGGAACGCCTACCAGCACGACAAGGTGAACAACTGGACCGGCCAGGTGGTGGAGAACTGTCTGACGGTCCTCACCAAGGAGCAGAAGCCCTATAAGTACATTGTGACCGCCATGATCATGCAGAAGAACGGCGCAGGACTGCACACCGCCAGCTCCTGCTACTGGAACAACGACACCGACGGATCCTGCACGGTGCGCTGGGAGAACAAGACCATGTATTGCATTGTTTCGGTCTTCGGACTGGCCGTCTAG
- the LOC6535548 gene encoding uncharacterized protein LOC6535548: protein MEDKIQIETVCNHKRDGNLPTILKFQNGSLLGNADFSMVESTVDHKKRAVVWAGEQVYTGEIQDSEEVDTYICIRNKATNKVKIVPVQQALMSNHIYKTLERQKKTAPTMSREHANKKLLKEFGGRKASRFVDNREQMMVNVEVMRQDLDETVNSTMLNEGEEDSTLADVSINNEKYLASIVPKFNKEATKVDEVYAVENLIPSSLLERLEEEAKVVFSTPVQTLPIKSEYLKTCLGTIQEKTISSKQDFLNIKLIIYMDALQSLISLRSRQMQKVELSGITEKIENDIRHRFADPNVAKKGTRTNFSSEKALTHFIVMSLLISEKFEVDINVLSRALATSKARIKQYAHIVNALPKSNSDILSLRLPSKVPPLKSGRRFQRKK from the exons ATGGAagataaaatacaaatagagACCGTATGCAACCACAAAAGGGACGGGAACCTGCCCACCATTC TGAAATTCCAGAATGGATCTCTTTTGGGCAACGCAGATTTTAGCATGGTAGAGAGCACCGTGGATCACAAAAAGCGGGCTGTAGTATGGGCGGGTGAGCAGGTGTACACGGGTGAGATTCAGGATAGCGAGGAAGTCGACACCTACATTTGCATTAGGAACAAAGCCACCAACAAAGTTAAAATTGTGCCAGTGCAACAGGCATTGATGTCCAATCACATTTACAAGACACTGGAGCGCCAGAAGAAAACGGCTCCCACCATGAGCCGGGAGCACGCCAACAAGAAGCTGCTCAAGGAGTTTGGAGGGCGCAAGGCATCCCGCTTTGTGGACAACCGCGAACAGATGATGGTCAACGTGGAGGTAATGCGTCAGGATCTGGACGAAACGGTCAATTCAACCATGCTGAATGAAGGGGAAGAGGACAGCACTCTGGCGGACGTAAGCATCAACAATGAGAAGTACCTGGCCAGCATTGTGCCCAAGTTCAACAAAGAGGCCACCAAAGTAGACGAGGTCTACGCTGTGGAAAATTTGATCCCAAGCTCTCTGCTCGAGCGACTGGAAGAGGAGGCCAAGGTGGTATTCTCCACGCCTGTTCAGACTCTACC CATTAAATCGGAATACCTAAAGACATGCTTGGGCACAATTCAGGAAAAAACCATTTCATCTAAACAGGACTTCTTGAACATTAAGCTTATCATCTACATGGACGCCTTACAGTCGCTAATTTCCCTTCGTTCGCGTCAAATGCAGAAGGTTGAACTCTCAGGTATTACGGAGAAGATCGAAAATGATATACGTCATCGTTTTGCGGATCCCAATGTGGCAAAGAAGGGAACTCGCACCAACTTTAGCAGTGAGAAGGCCCTAACACACTTTATTGTTATGTCCCTGCTCATTAGTGAGAAGTTTGAAGTGGACATTAATGTCCTGTCCCGTGCTTTGGCCACCAGCAAGGCTCGGATCAAGCAGTACGCCCATATTGTAAACGCTCTACCAAAATCGAACTCGGACATTCTTAGCCTACGCTTGCCCAGCAAGGTTCCGCCTCTAAAGTCGGGCCGTCGCTTTCAGCGCAAAAAGTAG